One window of the Posidoniimonas polymericola genome contains the following:
- a CDS encoding GTP-binding protein encodes MNQEETTPDAAAAQPPEAGSPAGQSPAGPPPEHDDREMWSALDAVRRAIEKVEGCNEAERDILLGDLRELRDMARKLRSGRVEIVVFGEISTGKSALINALTGTQSAQVNVRGGWTKDVWRLDWEGAGYVLPGFEQSQVVLVDTPGLNEVGGAERAEMAREAAERADLILFVTDSDLNETEHNALAELATFHKPILLVVNKTDLYTPSQLEDLLDVLRTQRAAGLVDPENIVTTSADPRELQYVIESADGSQRSEWRKPPVDVGGLRERILEVLEADGSSLIALNASMYAADRSDRIAAIRVQMRNQKATQVIRTFAVAKATAVALNPVAVADVAGGLAVDAAMIVTLANVYGLEMSVGRARDLALSLAKAAGWVMLGEAVTSYGSSLLKGISLGAAAPLVAAPQAAAAGYGSYIVGQAARVYFEQGSSWGDKGPKKVVMQVLENTNKASVLGDLKKEIKKKLSKNRHASG; translated from the coding sequence GTGAATCAAGAAGAGACCACCCCCGACGCCGCGGCCGCCCAGCCCCCGGAAGCGGGGTCCCCGGCTGGGCAGTCCCCGGCTGGGCCGCCGCCCGAGCACGACGACCGCGAGATGTGGTCGGCGCTCGACGCCGTGCGCCGCGCGATCGAGAAGGTCGAGGGCTGCAACGAGGCCGAACGCGACATCCTGCTCGGCGACCTCCGCGAGCTGCGGGACATGGCCCGCAAGCTCCGCAGCGGCCGGGTCGAGATTGTCGTGTTCGGCGAGATCTCGACCGGCAAGAGCGCCCTGATCAACGCCTTGACCGGCACGCAGTCGGCCCAGGTGAACGTCCGCGGCGGCTGGACCAAGGATGTCTGGCGGCTCGACTGGGAGGGCGCCGGGTACGTGCTGCCGGGCTTTGAGCAGTCGCAGGTCGTGCTGGTCGACACGCCAGGCCTGAACGAGGTCGGCGGCGCCGAGCGGGCCGAGATGGCGCGCGAGGCGGCCGAGCGGGCCGACCTGATCCTGTTCGTCACCGACTCGGACCTCAACGAGACCGAGCACAACGCGCTGGCCGAGCTGGCGACCTTCCACAAGCCGATCCTGCTGGTGGTTAACAAGACCGACCTGTACACGCCGAGCCAGCTCGAGGACCTGCTCGACGTGCTCCGCACGCAGCGGGCGGCCGGGCTGGTCGACCCGGAGAACATCGTCACGACGTCGGCCGACCCGCGCGAGCTGCAGTATGTGATCGAGAGCGCCGACGGGTCGCAGCGGAGCGAGTGGCGGAAGCCGCCGGTCGACGTCGGCGGGCTCCGCGAGCGGATCCTCGAGGTGCTGGAGGCAGACGGCTCGTCGCTGATTGCGCTGAACGCGTCGATGTACGCCGCGGACCGCAGCGACCGCATCGCCGCAATCCGCGTGCAGATGCGCAACCAGAAGGCGACCCAGGTGATCCGCACGTTCGCGGTCGCCAAGGCGACCGCCGTGGCGCTCAACCCGGTGGCGGTGGCGGACGTTGCCGGCGGCTTGGCTGTCGACGCGGCGATGATCGTTACGCTGGCCAACGTCTACGGGCTGGAGATGAGCGTCGGCCGCGCCCGGGACCTGGCGCTGTCGCTCGCCAAGGCGGCCGGCTGGGTGATGCTCGGCGAGGCCGTGACCAGCTACGGCAGCTCGCTGCTGAAGGGGATCTCGCTCGGCGCCGCGGCGCCGCTGGTCGCCGCGCCCCAGGCCGCGGCCGCCGGCTACGGCAGCTACATCGTCGGCCAGGCGGCGCGGGTGTACTTCGAGCAGGGATCGAGCTGGGGTGACAAGGGCCCCAAAAAGGTCGTGATGCAGGTGCTGGAGAACACCAACAAGGCCTCGGTTCTGGGCGACCTGAAGAAGGAGATCAAGAAGAAGCTCTCCAAGAACCGCCACGCTTCTGGCTGA
- the epmB gene encoding EF-P beta-lysylation protein EpmB → MTSLSSPTRFVRPADSPPWKAELRQAVRDPAELARLLELPDSWVEPARAAAREFPLLAPRGYVGRMRPGDPADPLLRQVLPLADELAPATGFDQDPVGDAAAALTPGLLQKYQGRVLLVTTGACAVHCRYCFRRHYPYSESPKALAAWDEALAQIAADPTIHEVILSGGDPLTLVDETLGELARRIADIPHVNRLRVHTRLPVMIPSRVTDELLAWLTGTRLTPVMVLHANHANELDDAVNGEVARAIARLAGAGVPLLNQAVLLRGVNDTTAAQAELCERLVDHRVMPYYLHQLDKVAGAAHFETPSELGEQIITKLRARLPGYAVPRLVREEAGESSKTVIR, encoded by the coding sequence TTGACCAGTTTATCCTCTCCAACGCGGTTTGTCCGCCCCGCTGACTCCCCCCCCTGGAAGGCCGAGCTGCGGCAGGCGGTCCGTGACCCAGCCGAGCTGGCTAGGCTGCTGGAACTGCCCGATTCGTGGGTCGAACCGGCCCGCGCGGCCGCCCGCGAGTTCCCCCTGCTGGCGCCCCGCGGCTACGTCGGCCGGATGCGGCCCGGCGACCCGGCCGACCCGCTGCTGCGGCAGGTGCTGCCGCTGGCCGACGAGTTGGCGCCCGCCACCGGCTTCGACCAGGACCCGGTCGGCGACGCCGCGGCCGCCCTCACGCCGGGACTGCTGCAGAAGTACCAGGGCCGCGTGCTGCTGGTGACCACCGGCGCGTGCGCCGTGCACTGCCGCTACTGCTTCCGGCGGCACTACCCCTACAGCGAGTCGCCCAAGGCCTTGGCCGCTTGGGATGAGGCCCTTGCCCAGATCGCCGCCGACCCGACCATCCACGAGGTGATCCTCAGCGGCGGCGACCCCCTCACGCTCGTCGATGAGACGCTCGGCGAGCTCGCCCGCCGCATCGCCGACATCCCCCACGTCAACCGCCTGCGGGTGCACACACGGCTGCCGGTGATGATCCCTAGCCGCGTGACCGACGAGCTGCTCGCCTGGCTGACTGGCACGCGGCTCACGCCGGTGATGGTGCTGCACGCCAACCACGCCAACGAACTCGACGATGCGGTCAACGGGGAGGTCGCCCGGGCGATCGCCCGGCTCGCGGGCGCCGGCGTGCCGCTGTTGAACCAGGCGGTGCTGCTACGCGGCGTCAACGACACGACCGCCGCCCAGGCCGAGCTGTGCGAGCGGCTGGTCGACCACCGGGTGATGCCGTACTACCTGCACCAGCTCGACAAGGTCGCGGGCGCGGCGCACTTCGAAACGCCGAGCGAGCTCGGCGAGCAGATCATCACCAAGCTCCGCGCCCGCCTGCCCGGCTACGCGGTCCCACGCTTGGTCCGCGAAGAAGCGGGCGAGTCCAGCAAGACGGTGATTCGGTAG
- a CDS encoding glycoside hydrolase family 43 protein produces MRWLLGVWAVFALAAPKVVHAEDVLLFPYFDSNGENGVYLSWSHDGRTFHQANSGQPIFTPPQWGGGQNLTRDPSIVYNDGLFHMVWTSNWSGNIFGYASSPDLINWSTPQQVQPFPNGSEQPNNTWAPEILWDHIASDYKIVWSSTLPSELNDNDGSQDPHGGDHRMYYTSTTDFQSFSSPELIYPDLDYSVIDAHIVWQPGGRGGTGRWVMSLKREQGASQGGKNIRLAFSDAAISPASFINPTEPYVGSGTAIQGGQEAEGSSMVYWNDEWLLYWDAYTSGHYSLASSTDLENWTDDSNELSFPVDHPRHGTVMIADAANVGWRLAARGDLNSDGVVDVGDYQILIGNHLTDLSAYDQLGQAIRGDLDADGDNDFDDFRLFKTDYERTYGAGSFAAMLAVPEPAASAWLLALFTVTTLRRRRT; encoded by the coding sequence TTGCGTTGGCTCTTGGGGGTGTGGGCGGTGTTCGCGTTGGCGGCTCCAAAAGTTGTCCACGCCGAAGACGTGCTGCTCTTCCCCTACTTCGACTCCAACGGCGAGAACGGCGTCTACCTCTCGTGGAGCCACGACGGACGCACGTTCCACCAGGCGAACTCCGGCCAACCGATCTTTACGCCGCCCCAGTGGGGCGGCGGCCAGAACCTGACCCGCGACCCGTCAATCGTCTACAACGACGGCCTGTTCCACATGGTCTGGACCTCCAACTGGTCCGGCAATATCTTCGGCTACGCGTCGTCGCCCGACCTGATCAACTGGTCCACACCGCAGCAGGTGCAGCCGTTCCCCAACGGCTCCGAGCAGCCCAACAACACCTGGGCGCCCGAGATCCTGTGGGACCACATCGCGAGCGACTACAAGATCGTCTGGTCATCGACGCTGCCGAGCGAGCTCAACGACAACGACGGCAGCCAGGACCCGCACGGCGGCGACCACCGCATGTACTACACCAGCACGACCGACTTCCAATCGTTCTCTTCGCCGGAGCTGATCTACCCCGACCTCGACTACAGCGTGATCGACGCCCACATCGTGTGGCAGCCGGGCGGCCGCGGCGGGACAGGCCGGTGGGTAATGTCGCTCAAGCGGGAGCAGGGCGCCAGCCAGGGCGGCAAGAACATCCGCCTGGCGTTTAGCGACGCCGCGATCAGCCCGGCCAGCTTCATCAACCCGACCGAGCCGTACGTCGGCTCCGGCACGGCGATCCAGGGCGGCCAAGAGGCCGAGGGCTCGTCGATGGTCTACTGGAACGACGAGTGGCTCCTGTACTGGGACGCGTACACCAGCGGCCACTACTCGCTGGCGTCGTCCACCGACCTGGAAAACTGGACCGACGATTCGAACGAGCTGTCCTTCCCGGTCGACCACCCGCGGCACGGCACCGTGATGATCGCCGACGCCGCGAACGTCGGCTGGCGCCTTGCCGCGCGGGGCGACCTCAACTCGGACGGCGTTGTGGACGTCGGCGACTACCAGATCCTGATCGGCAACCACCTAACCGACCTATCGGCCTACGACCAGCTCGGCCAGGCCATCCGCGGCGACCTCGACGCCGACGGCGACAACGACTTCGACGACTTCCGCCTGTTCAAGACCGACTACGAGCGGACGTACGGCGCCGGCTCGTTCGCCGCAATGCTGGCGGTCCCAGAACCGGCCGCGTCGGCCTGGTTGCTCGCCCTTTTCACCGTCACGACGCTGCGGCGCCGCCGCACCTGA
- a CDS encoding YciE/YciF ferroxidase family protein: protein MSLDTLADAFYDELRDVLSAEKQLLKVLPKMAKKSHSKDLKAAFENHLAETEKHVERVEQSFEETGKSARAKACEAMKGIIKEGEDCLKEDADPEVKDALIIACAQKAEHYEIATYGTLCTWAEVLGYSKALKLLKQNIDEEESADKKLTKLSKNLNKLAATA from the coding sequence ATGTCCCTAGATACACTCGCCGACGCCTTTTACGACGAGCTGCGTGATGTGCTGAGCGCCGAGAAGCAGCTGCTCAAGGTGCTTCCCAAGATGGCCAAAAAGTCTCACAGCAAAGACCTAAAGGCGGCTTTCGAGAACCATCTCGCCGAGACCGAGAAGCACGTGGAGCGTGTCGAGCAGTCCTTCGAAGAAACCGGCAAGTCCGCACGCGCTAAAGCCTGCGAGGCGATGAAGGGCATCATCAAGGAAGGTGAAGACTGCCTGAAGGAAGACGCCGACCCCGAGGTGAAGGACGCTCTGATCATTGCTTGCGCCCAGAAGGCAGAGCACTACGAGATCGCCACTTACGGCACGCTCTGCACGTGGGCCGAGGTGCTCGGCTACTCCAAGGCTCTCAAGCTGCTCAAGCAGAATATCGACGAGGAAGAGTCGGCCGACAAGAAGCTGACCAAGCTCTCGAAGAACCTGAATAAACTGGCCGCTACCGCCTAG
- a CDS encoding DUF3253 domain-containing protein, with translation MAETTAEQIAACLLELAEQRGAGKTFCPSEAARRLSPEDWRPLMPAIRSVATRLAEKGGLAITQAGRPASIDAKGPIRLGLPDC, from the coding sequence ATGGCGGAGACGACAGCCGAACAGATCGCAGCGTGCCTCCTGGAACTCGCCGAGCAGAGGGGCGCCGGCAAGACCTTCTGCCCGTCCGAGGCGGCGCGGCGGCTCTCGCCCGAGGACTGGCGGCCGCTGATGCCGGCGATCCGTTCGGTCGCCACCCGACTGGCCGAGAAGGGCGGCCTGGCAATCACCCAGGCAGGCCGTCCGGCGTCGATCGACGCCAAGGGGCCGATCCGGCTGGGGCTGCCGGATTGCTAG
- the def gene encoding peptide deformylase: protein MPLEIVHYPHPTLRHESRPLKRVDAELKQMVAEMFELMYEHEGVGLAANQVDLPYRLFVMNQEGNPDAKEFERVVINPVISKGKGSEEGQEGCLSVPGVHAQVPRKTSIFLQAYDLSGNEIKEELRGFPARIVQHETDHLDGVMFFDRISPPARADIAGQIEEFEIDFQSRLNTGEAPTAETVAARLAELEKLRT from the coding sequence ATGCCCCTCGAAATCGTTCACTACCCGCACCCCACGCTCCGCCACGAGTCGCGCCCACTCAAGCGCGTCGACGCGGAGCTGAAGCAGATGGTGGCCGAGATGTTCGAGCTGATGTACGAGCACGAGGGGGTCGGGCTGGCGGCCAACCAGGTCGACCTGCCGTACCGCCTGTTCGTGATGAACCAGGAGGGCAACCCCGACGCCAAGGAGTTCGAACGGGTCGTCATCAACCCGGTGATCTCTAAGGGCAAGGGCTCTGAGGAAGGTCAGGAAGGCTGCCTGAGCGTGCCGGGCGTGCACGCCCAGGTGCCGCGCAAGACCTCGATCTTCCTGCAGGCGTACGACCTGTCAGGCAACGAGATCAAGGAGGAACTCCGCGGCTTCCCCGCGAGGATCGTCCAGCACGAGACCGACCACCTCGACGGCGTCATGTTCTTCGACCGCATCAGCCCGCCCGCCCGGGCGGACATCGCCGGCCAGATCGAGGAATTCGAGATCGACTTCCAGAGCCGTCTGAACACCGGCGAGGCGCCCACCGCCGAAACAGTCGCCGCCCGCCTGGCGGAGCTCGAGAAACTGCGGACTTAG
- the efp gene encoding elongation factor P — translation MGTINTSDFRKGMKVQIDGTPFLCVEMNFRKPGKGAALYECKMKNLLRNTVVDRTYRAGQTLEEADIMEFTAQFLYKQLESFVFMNNQDYEQYEMTAEQVGDQWKFLKENMDCQIMTFDNNPIGVALPNHVVLQVTFAEPAPKGNTATGVSKPVTLETGGEILAPAFINEGDWLRVDTRTGEYVERTTAPA, via the coding sequence GTGGGAACCATCAACACCAGCGACTTCCGCAAAGGCATGAAGGTGCAGATCGACGGCACCCCCTTCCTTTGCGTCGAGATGAACTTCCGCAAGCCCGGCAAGGGCGCCGCGCTCTACGAGTGCAAGATGAAGAACCTGCTCCGCAACACGGTTGTCGACCGCACCTACCGCGCCGGTCAGACGCTCGAGGAAGCGGACATCATGGAGTTCACCGCCCAGTTCCTGTACAAGCAGCTCGAGAGCTTCGTGTTTATGAACAACCAGGACTACGAGCAGTACGAAATGACCGCCGAGCAGGTGGGCGATCAGTGGAAGTTCCTCAAGGAGAACATGGACTGCCAGATCATGACCTTCGACAACAACCCAATCGGCGTGGCGCTGCCCAACCACGTGGTGCTGCAGGTCACGTTCGCCGAGCCGGCCCCCAAGGGCAATACGGCGACCGGCGTGTCGAAGCCCGTCACGCTCGAGACCGGCGGCGAGATCCTCGCCCCCGCCTTCATCAACGAGGGCGACTGGCTGCGGGTCGACACCCGCACCGGCGAGTACGTCGAACGGACCACCGCTCCGGCGTAA